The Aequorivita sublithincola DSM 14238 genome window below encodes:
- a CDS encoding alpha-ketoglutarate-dependent dioxygenase AlkB family protein, whose amino-acid sequence MDLFNLEFNSEKNLLPKDGTVNYLGKVFSAEEANHYYETLLNTIDWKNDEAIIFGKKIITKRKVAWYGDREFSYTYSKVTKNALLWTPELLQLKKQIETESGETFNSCLLNLYHSGEEGMAWHSDGEKDLKKNGAIASLSFGSERKFAFKHKETKETVSLNLEHGSLLIMKDTTQTNWLHRLPPTKKIRASRINLTFRTIIRD is encoded by the coding sequence ATAGACTTGTTCAATCTTGAATTTAATTCTGAAAAGAATCTTCTTCCAAAAGACGGGACAGTAAATTACCTCGGAAAAGTTTTTTCTGCGGAAGAAGCCAATCATTATTACGAAACCCTTCTCAATACAATAGACTGGAAAAATGACGAAGCCATCATCTTCGGGAAAAAAATAATTACCAAACGCAAAGTTGCTTGGTATGGCGATCGTGAGTTTAGTTATACCTATTCAAAAGTTACAAAGAATGCACTTCTTTGGACTCCGGAATTACTTCAACTTAAAAAACAAATTGAAACCGAAAGCGGCGAAACTTTTAATAGTTGTTTACTAAATCTCTACCACTCTGGTGAAGAAGGAATGGCTTGGCATAGCGATGGCGAAAAGGATTTAAAGAAGAATGGTGCCATAGCCTCCTTAAGTTTTGGGTCGGAACGCAAGTTTGCTTTTAAGCATAAAGAAACCAAGGAAACGGTTTCTCTAAACTTAGAACACGGCAGCCTGTTGATTATGAAAGATACTACGCAAACCAACTGGTTACATCGTTTGCCGCCAACTAAAAAGATACGTGCTTCGAGGATTAATTTGACTTTTAGAACTATT
- a CDS encoding putative porin, protein MAQNDSISKKLKFFADVRLRLEQDWNSQKPDGSFRDDRTRLRYRARLGATYDFKEWVSFGVGVRTGKANNQQSGNLTLGDQFSSVPIAFDKIYIGFNYNWLNAWVGKNTFPFEKQNELFWSGSVNPEGVSLSGKFPFKNEFIQSLKVNTGHFIFDTSGTSLGKDSYFEGIQLVSSHWQNRVKFFPAFYYFKNMPNIPDGGDTFNIDYSIVHLGTKVDILKNTKVTVGFDYYQNVQDYNGNDSVPKALQNQKTAYVANAGIGKLEKKGDWKVQLTYSHIERFAAVDYLTQADWARWDYSSSGSPDSRLTNFKGLEIMAGYALAENMNLRLRFYTVEQLVSYGIAKENGNRIRLDFYIGF, encoded by the coding sequence GTGGCTCAAAACGACAGTATTTCGAAAAAACTCAAGTTCTTTGCTGATGTAAGACTTAGATTGGAGCAGGACTGGAACTCCCAAAAGCCTGACGGCTCGTTTCGTGATGACCGAACCCGTTTGCGATACCGAGCACGGCTGGGCGCCACTTATGATTTTAAGGAGTGGGTTTCTTTCGGGGTAGGCGTCCGGACAGGGAAAGCCAATAATCAGCAAAGCGGAAATCTAACTTTGGGCGATCAGTTTAGTAGTGTTCCCATTGCTTTTGACAAAATTTATATTGGCTTCAACTATAATTGGCTAAATGCTTGGGTGGGAAAAAACACCTTTCCATTTGAAAAACAAAACGAGCTTTTTTGGAGTGGTAGTGTGAATCCTGAAGGTGTTTCCCTTTCGGGGAAGTTTCCTTTTAAAAATGAATTTATACAATCTCTAAAAGTAAATACCGGACATTTCATCTTTGATACCAGCGGTACTTCTTTGGGAAAAGACAGTTATTTTGAAGGCATTCAGCTGGTTTCTTCGCATTGGCAAAATCGCGTGAAGTTTTTTCCTGCTTTTTATTATTTCAAAAATATGCCAAACATCCCTGATGGCGGCGATACTTTTAATATTGACTATTCCATAGTTCATCTGGGAACTAAAGTTGACATTCTTAAGAATACAAAAGTAACTGTCGGTTTTGACTATTATCAAAACGTGCAGGATTACAATGGCAATGATTCCGTTCCAAAGGCGTTACAGAACCAAAAAACAGCCTATGTGGCCAACGCAGGTATCGGAAAATTGGAGAAAAAAGGCGACTGGAAAGTGCAACTTACTTATAGCCATATAGAACGTTTTGCAGCCGTGGATTATCTGACGCAAGCAGACTGGGCTCGTTGGGATTATTCTAGTTCAGGCTCGCCAGACAGTAGGCTTACAAATTTTAAAGGGCTGGAAATAATGGCTGGCTATGCTTTAGCAGAAAACATGAATTTAAGATTGCGCTTCTATACAGTGGAGCAATTAGTGTCCTACGGAATTGCCAAAGAAAACGGTAACCGCATTCGGCTCGATTTTTATATTGGGTTTTAG
- a CDS encoding LemA family protein: MSILLIIIAIVALLAFLLVIVFNRFVKNKNVVKDAWSNIDVALKRRYDLIPNLVETVKGYAAHEKTTLESVINARNAAMAVPSDDINAQIKAENHLQQTLRSIFALGEAYPDLKANAGFLDLQQKLNEIEENLERSRRYYNGTVRENNTYGESMPGVLFAGMFGYQHFDFFEVDAATRENVKVSFE, encoded by the coding sequence ATGTCAATATTACTTATAATTATAGCCATCGTCGCGTTACTCGCCTTTTTGCTCGTTATTGTCTTCAACCGTTTTGTGAAAAACAAAAATGTGGTAAAAGACGCTTGGAGCAATATAGATGTAGCGCTAAAACGCCGTTATGATTTAATTCCCAACCTTGTGGAAACCGTAAAAGGCTATGCCGCCCACGAAAAAACAACTTTAGAAAGCGTTATTAACGCCCGTAATGCCGCAATGGCAGTCCCTTCTGACGATATAAACGCACAAATAAAAGCTGAAAACCATTTGCAACAAACCTTGCGAAGCATATTCGCGTTGGGTGAAGCTTATCCAGATTTAAAGGCGAATGCTGGCTTTTTAGACCTTCAACAAAAACTAAACGAGATAGAAGAAAACCTTGAAAGAAGCCGACGTTACTACAACGGAACGGTTCGAGAAAACAATACCTATGGCGAAAGCATGCCAGGTGTATTGTTCGCAGGAATGTTCGGCTATCAGCATTTCGACTTTTTTGAAGTTGATGCCGCTACTCGTGAGAATGTGAAGGTTAGTTTTGAATAG
- a CDS encoding DUF2207 domain-containing protein produces the protein MITKNIINYNHSLQFNKKLFLLLFGFLFFLEGFAQGFTVNNAQVDIYISKDGYFDVVEDYDLNFTEYKHGIYRNIQVNYDLLTDEGTQEKRRIKIRKVDVPDHKFESDPDFVQKLSDNLQIKIGDKDVTIIGPQHYQIKYRVYNAFLFEDSYIKFYWNIKPLDWYAVFQHINFSVHLPENVNTNLDDLFVYAGVAGDKTVSKDFDLTYDDGTFTAKSHDDFFSIPGQSVTVLINLPKNAVKEIKPLWPFWINYGWTLILGLMLLIFYWVWNKYGKDDRVVATTSYFPPSGMDPAMAGFLIDDSADTPDLISLIPYWGSRGILKMEQIPKANWFTKDDTRLTRLKPLPSNASEYEETIFNGLFGMDSSESEKSVLISSLKDTFYTKMSTAKLQLKEKAQIYYDAQANKIQTRTVIGVLIAGVLLFTIFLLTWGLWAAIAVVPVSIFLLIMTVYMVRKNSKGNEAFSDLKGFKNFIKIAEEGKLKMLLQDSPTYFETTMGYALAFGLFSQWSKKFEALNLQPPSWYTSSAGAFTMHNFTNSFSDSIASTQSTMVSSPSSSSSGGGSSGGGFGGGGGGSW, from the coding sequence ATGATTACAAAAAACATCATTAATTATAATCATTCTCTTCAGTTCAACAAAAAACTGTTCCTACTTCTTTTTGGGTTTTTGTTTTTTCTTGAGGGTTTTGCGCAGGGGTTTACGGTGAATAATGCCCAAGTAGATATTTATATCAGCAAAGATGGCTATTTTGATGTGGTTGAGGATTATGATCTAAACTTTACGGAATACAAACACGGAATTTATAGAAATATTCAAGTCAATTATGACCTTCTTACCGACGAAGGAACTCAGGAAAAACGAAGAATAAAAATAAGGAAAGTTGATGTTCCCGACCATAAATTTGAGTCTGACCCAGATTTTGTTCAAAAGCTTAGTGATAATCTTCAAATAAAGATTGGCGATAAAGATGTAACGATAATTGGCCCGCAGCATTACCAAATAAAATACAGGGTTTACAACGCTTTTCTTTTTGAAGATTCTTACATTAAGTTTTATTGGAACATTAAACCCCTTGACTGGTACGCGGTATTTCAGCATATTAATTTTTCAGTTCATCTTCCAGAAAATGTTAATACAAATTTGGACGACCTATTTGTATATGCTGGTGTTGCAGGAGATAAAACAGTAAGCAAAGATTTTGACTTAACTTATGACGACGGAACATTTACCGCAAAAAGTCACGATGATTTCTTCTCTATTCCAGGGCAAAGTGTAACGGTTTTAATAAATCTTCCGAAGAATGCTGTAAAAGAAATAAAACCCTTGTGGCCGTTTTGGATTAATTATGGTTGGACGCTCATTCTTGGACTCATGTTATTAATATTCTATTGGGTTTGGAATAAATACGGCAAAGACGATAGGGTAGTGGCAACAACAAGCTATTTTCCACCGAGCGGCATGGATCCAGCAATGGCGGGATTTTTAATAGATGACAGCGCTGATACGCCAGACTTAATCTCCTTAATTCCTTATTGGGGTTCCCGCGGAATACTTAAAATGGAGCAAATACCAAAAGCCAACTGGTTTACTAAAGATGATACCAGACTTACCCGCTTAAAACCCTTGCCTAGCAATGCTTCAGAATATGAAGAAACTATTTTTAACGGACTCTTTGGAATGGATTCAAGCGAAAGCGAAAAATCGGTTTTAATAAGTAGTTTGAAGGATACTTTTTATACTAAAATGAGTACAGCTAAATTACAATTGAAAGAAAAAGCTCAAATATATTATGATGCACAAGCCAATAAAATTCAAACCAGAACGGTGATTGGTGTCTTGATTGCTGGTGTATTGCTATTTACAATCTTTTTGCTCACTTGGGGTCTTTGGGCGGCAATAGCTGTAGTTCCTGTTTCGATTTTTTTGTTGATTATGACGGTTTATATGGTAAGGAAAAATTCTAAAGGCAATGAAGCTTTTTCTGATTTAAAAGGCTTTAAAAACTTCATAAAAATTGCAGAAGAAGGTAAACTTAAAATGCTTTTACAAGACAGTCCCACTTATTTTGAAACCACAATGGGTTATGCTCTCGCATTTGGACTTTTTTCACAATGGTCAAAAAAGTTTGAAGCGTTAAACCTGCAGCCACCAAGTTGGTACACATCTTCCGCAGGGGCATTTACGATGCATAATTTCACTAATTCGTTTTCAGATTCTATAGCCTCGACACAGTCCACGATGGTTAGTTCGCCTTCAAGTAGCAGTTCTGGCGGCGGCTCTTCAGGCGGCGGTTTTGGCGGCGGTGGCGGCGGAAGTTGGTGA
- a CDS encoding ATP-binding protein gives MTFQNLKNHILHQFSNGKQGKEFDFSNTFSEVLNRKTTHEEAIVLLTVLAPHIQPGFLEEIIQNLNPEGGEFPLWGGLIRDNYGGMLPTGETIQYILARENVNKRALIQNYFNEDHWFFSTQTLLLETVREELPKMSGQLIMPTETVSLLLFGEVNLPVFSAQFPAELVSTKMEWEDLVLAKNTFEQIHQIKLWLKHEKKLREDFGLDKRISPGYRALFYGTSGTGKTLTASLLGKEYNMPVYRIDLSQIVSKYIGETEKNLENIFIRAENKNWILFFDEADALFGKRTATKDSHDRYANQGISYLLQRIENYNGVIILASNFKENIDAAFIRRLNQIIEFPKPEFEDRKALWQNILPKQLKAKKEILEKIARDYELTGAQIVSAVSFVCLHCLENKTKKVEFDDFLEAVKREFKKEERMFNQLP, from the coding sequence ATGACCTTCCAAAACCTAAAAAACCATATCCTCCACCAATTCTCAAATGGTAAACAAGGAAAAGAATTTGACTTTTCAAACACTTTTTCCGAGGTACTAAACCGTAAAACTACACACGAAGAAGCTATAGTTTTATTAACTGTTTTAGCACCGCACATTCAACCTGGATTTTTGGAAGAAATAATCCAAAACTTAAACCCCGAAGGTGGAGAATTTCCTTTATGGGGCGGCTTAATACGCGACAACTATGGGGGAATGTTACCTACTGGCGAAACAATTCAATATATTTTAGCTCGGGAAAATGTAAACAAAAGAGCACTGATTCAAAATTATTTTAATGAAGACCATTGGTTTTTTTCTACCCAAACGCTGCTTTTAGAAACGGTTCGAGAAGAACTTCCCAAAATGAGCGGACAACTCATTATGCCTACAGAAACAGTCAGCCTTTTATTATTTGGCGAGGTAAATCTACCAGTTTTTAGCGCTCAATTTCCGGCAGAATTGGTTTCCACTAAAATGGAATGGGAAGATTTAGTGCTTGCAAAAAACACATTCGAGCAAATACACCAAATTAAGCTTTGGTTGAAACACGAAAAAAAATTACGTGAAGATTTCGGGTTGGATAAACGTATATCTCCTGGCTATCGCGCATTGTTTTATGGCACTTCAGGGACGGGAAAAACCCTTACCGCTTCTCTATTGGGTAAAGAATACAATATGCCTGTTTATAGAATAGATCTTTCACAAATCGTTTCAAAATATATTGGCGAAACGGAAAAAAACCTTGAAAATATATTTATCAGGGCCGAAAATAAAAATTGGATTCTATTTTTTGATGAAGCCGATGCGCTCTTCGGAAAAAGGACCGCAACAAAAGATTCGCACGACCGCTACGCAAATCAAGGAATTAGTTATTTATTGCAGCGTATTGAAAACTATAACGGTGTGATTATTTTAGCCAGTAATTTTAAGGAGAATATTGACGCAGCTTTTATACGAAGGTTAAACCAAATTATAGAATTTCCAAAACCAGAATTTGAAGATCGTAAAGCCCTTTGGCAAAATATTTTACCGAAACAATTGAAAGCCAAAAAAGAAATTCTTGAAAAAATTGCAAGGGACTATGAACTTACAGGAGCCCAAATTGTAAGCGCAGTCAGTTTTGTTTGCTTGCATTGTTTGGAAAATAAAACCAAAAAGGTTGAATTTGATGACTTTTTAGAAGCCGTAAAACGTGAATTTAAAAAGGAAGAACGAATGTTCAATCAATTGCCCTAA
- the mqo gene encoding malate dehydrogenase (quinone), with protein MTTQKNIQEHYDLLCVGGGIMSATLALMLKLIDKNQKILILERLDRVALESSAAWNNAGTGHSAFCEMNYTPENEDGSVDVSKAIKVCTQFEKSKQFWSFLLNSNLIENPKDFIHAVPHHSWVTGEDNVTFLKNRVAEMTKHPMFEGMKFSDDFNELKEWIPLMMNRRNPSEKVAATRMELGTEVNYGVLTRTFYKILEEKFDTPVFTNHEVEDVDPTDDEDWFVKIKNLETKEKIHCDAEHVFIGAGGGALPLLQKVEIDEKDGYGGFPVSGEWLICNNPDVIKLHHAKVYGKAEVGAPPMSMPHLDTRYIDGKQELLFGPFAGFSTKFLKEGSFFDLFKSIKWDNIPSMWGVFWHNIPLTKYLIDQVRMGHDDRMKELQKFVKGAKSHDWDLKVAGQRVQIIKRDNDEGGTLEFGTEVVHSKDGKITALLGASPGASVAVDIMVKLLHFAYPEKANSKEWKEKLTEMIPFWNKEIEDNVEDFKHIRKECSKTLQINLPK; from the coding sequence ATGACAACCCAAAAAAACATTCAAGAACATTATGACCTACTCTGTGTTGGCGGCGGAATAATGAGTGCCACGCTTGCTTTAATGCTGAAACTTATTGATAAAAATCAAAAAATACTTATCCTTGAAAGATTAGATCGGGTTGCTTTAGAAAGCTCCGCAGCTTGGAATAATGCTGGAACGGGACATTCCGCTTTTTGTGAAATGAATTACACGCCTGAAAATGAAGACGGCTCCGTTGATGTTTCTAAAGCTATAAAAGTCTGTACTCAATTTGAAAAGTCGAAACAGTTTTGGTCTTTTCTGTTGAATAGTAATTTAATCGAAAATCCTAAAGATTTTATTCACGCAGTTCCTCATCACAGTTGGGTTACGGGAGAAGACAATGTTACGTTTCTGAAAAATCGGGTTGCAGAAATGACGAAGCATCCAATGTTCGAAGGAATGAAATTTTCAGATGACTTCAATGAATTGAAAGAGTGGATTCCATTAATGATGAATCGACGAAATCCATCTGAAAAAGTGGCTGCCACCAGAATGGAATTAGGAACTGAAGTAAATTACGGAGTTCTCACCAGAACCTTTTATAAGATATTAGAAGAAAAATTTGACACACCAGTTTTCACAAACCATGAAGTTGAAGATGTAGACCCTACTGATGACGAAGATTGGTTTGTAAAAATCAAAAACCTTGAAACTAAAGAAAAAATTCATTGCGATGCCGAACACGTTTTTATTGGTGCTGGTGGTGGCGCATTGCCTTTGCTTCAAAAAGTAGAAATTGACGAAAAAGATGGCTATGGTGGTTTTCCCGTTAGTGGAGAATGGCTTATTTGCAACAATCCAGATGTGATTAAACTGCATCACGCCAAAGTATATGGCAAAGCAGAAGTTGGCGCTCCACCAATGTCCATGCCGCACTTGGATACACGATATATTGATGGAAAACAAGAACTTCTTTTTGGTCCTTTTGCAGGTTTTAGCACTAAATTTTTAAAGGAAGGTTCGTTTTTCGACCTTTTTAAAAGTATTAAATGGGACAACATCCCTTCAATGTGGGGTGTTTTTTGGCATAATATTCCGCTTACAAAATATTTAATCGACCAAGTAAGAATGGGACACGATGATAGAATGAAGGAACTTCAGAAATTTGTAAAAGGAGCCAAAAGCCACGATTGGGATTTAAAAGTTGCTGGTCAACGTGTTCAGATTATAAAACGCGACAACGATGAGGGGGGAACCCTAGAATTTGGAACCGAGGTCGTTCACAGCAAAGACGGTAAAATTACAGCGCTTTTGGGAGCTTCTCCAGGAGCTTCGGTGGCTGTTGATATTATGGTAAAACTCCTACACTTTGCCTATCCAGAGAAAGCAAATTCGAAGGAATGGAAAGAAAAATTAACCGAAATGATTCCTTTTTGGAACAAGGAAATTGAGGACAATGTGGAAGATTTTAAACACATCAGAAAAGAATGTTCTAAAACACTTCAAATAAACCTTCCGAAGTAG
- the trxB gene encoding thioredoxin-disulfide reductase gives MSDTIERIKCLIIGSGPAGYTAAIYAARADLKPIMYTGMEPGGQLTTTTEVDNFPGYPQGIDGPTMMVQLQEQAERFGTVVRIGMVTNVEFSDKVGGIHKITVDNGTQLEAETVIISTGATAKYLGLPSEQKLRGGGVSACAVCDGFFYKNQDVAIVGAGDTAAEEATYLSNICNKVTMLVRKDAMRASKAMQHRVNNTKNLEVLYNTEVDEVLGDTVVEGLRMVNNETGEKKEIEITGLFIAIGHKPNTDIFKGQLEMDDTGYLITQGKSTKTTKPGVFASGDVQDKEYRQAVTAAGTGCMAALDAERYLATIETEVTV, from the coding sequence ATGAGCGATACTATTGAAAGAATAAAATGCCTAATAATTGGTTCTGGACCAGCGGGATATACAGCAGCAATTTACGCAGCACGTGCCGATTTAAAACCAATCATGTACACAGGAATGGAACCTGGTGGACAATTAACAACTACCACAGAAGTTGACAATTTCCCTGGCTATCCGCAAGGAATTGACGGTCCAACGATGATGGTGCAATTGCAAGAACAAGCCGAAAGATTTGGAACTGTAGTGCGGATTGGAATGGTAACAAACGTTGAGTTTAGTGATAAAGTTGGCGGAATTCATAAAATAACTGTCGATAATGGTACCCAACTTGAAGCCGAAACTGTAATCATTTCCACAGGAGCAACTGCAAAATATTTAGGATTGCCAAGCGAGCAAAAATTGCGTGGCGGCGGAGTTTCTGCCTGCGCAGTTTGTGATGGTTTTTTCTACAAAAATCAAGATGTAGCTATCGTTGGAGCAGGAGATACTGCTGCGGAAGAAGCCACATACTTATCCAACATCTGTAACAAAGTAACAATGTTGGTGCGTAAAGATGCTATGCGCGCTTCAAAAGCAATGCAGCACAGAGTTAATAACACAAAAAATCTTGAAGTACTTTATAACACTGAGGTTGATGAGGTTTTAGGAGATACCGTAGTTGAAGGTTTACGAATGGTAAACAATGAAACTGGAGAAAAGAAGGAAATAGAAATCACAGGTCTTTTTATAGCTATCGGCCACAAACCGAATACTGATATTTTTAAAGGTCAGTTGGAAATGGACGACACAGGTTACCTAATTACCCAAGGAAAATCAACCAAAACCACTAAACCTGGGGTATTTGCTAGTGGCGATGTGCAGGACAAAGAATACCGTCAAGCCGTGACCGCTGCAGGAACTGGCTGTATGGCAGCTTTGGATGCCGAACGCTATCTCGCAACTATTGAAACCGAGGTGACTGTGTAA
- a CDS encoding head GIN domain-containing protein, with protein MKTLIFFTAIGTVLLASSCISINGGENGNGNVVTEERNLTDDFTEVRGSAGLDVYLTQGSENKIVVEADENLLQYIETDIENGKLHVTTSENIGRSKAKKVYVTYKNLTNIEASSGADVTGNSVIKSQNLSLKSSSGADLKVEVFTQQLSAKSSSGSDLEISGKASSLDADASSGSEINAKKLLVINCIAEASSGAEVTVNVQEKLETKIGSGGEINYYGNPVSVNSNKSHSGSVNKM; from the coding sequence ATGAAAACATTAATCTTTTTTACAGCAATTGGAACCGTACTTTTAGCAAGCTCTTGTATTAGCATCAATGGAGGAGAAAACGGCAACGGAAATGTTGTAACCGAAGAACGCAACCTTACTGATGATTTTACAGAAGTTCGCGGTAGCGCAGGCTTGGACGTTTATTTAACCCAAGGAAGCGAAAACAAAATAGTTGTGGAAGCTGATGAAAATCTACTTCAATATATTGAAACAGACATTGAAAACGGAAAACTTCACGTTACCACTTCAGAAAATATTGGGCGTTCCAAAGCCAAAAAAGTGTATGTAACTTATAAAAATCTCACTAATATTGAAGCCAGCAGCGGTGCAGATGTTACTGGAAACTCTGTTATAAAAAGTCAGAATCTATCTTTGAAAAGCAGCAGTGGCGCAGATTTGAAAGTAGAAGTTTTTACACAACAACTATCCGCAAAATCCAGTAGCGGCTCAGATTTAGAGATTTCTGGAAAAGCTTCTTCACTAGATGCAGATGCTTCCAGCGGAAGCGAAATTAATGCAAAGAAACTTTTGGTAATAAATTGCATTGCAGAAGCCTCAAGCGGAGCCGAAGTTACTGTGAATGTTCAGGAAAAACTTGAAACTAAAATTGGCAGTGGTGGTGAAATAAATTATTATGGAAATCCAGTTTCAGTAAACAGCAACAAAAGCCATTCGGGTAGTGTGAACAAAATGTAA
- a CDS encoding PspC domain-containing protein, translated as MNKTVNINLAGTSFHIDEDAFGKLSRYLDAIRKSLKGADGSEEIMQDIESRIGELFSEKMENPTQVVSLKMLDEVISVMGQPEDYEVDDEIFEDVPLSSKTYTKSRGNASHKQLFRDVDNKYISGVSSGIGHYLGIDAIWIRLLWVLLIVAGFGSPVVIYILLWILVPPALTTSDKLKMTGEPINISNIERKFKEGFDNVADRVKNADYDKYGNQIKTGASGFFDTLGNVIVTLFKVFAKLIGVLIIIVSLSTIIGLVVGFFTFGSMDFWGNNEMMESFAMVDVTNVPMWLLALLCLFAIGIPFFALFTLGLKLLISNLKSMSPTIKIVLIVVWALSIIALAILGIKQGTEQAYDGNFIEEQALPINTGDTLHISMRADKQYSYEVSRNNGLELKYNGDDKKIIYSNDILLNIKSTKDSVGKIIIEKSAEGNNHLDAKKRAEAIEYRYTFENNSLTLDGFFITAISNKYRDQEIEITIYLPEGTVVYPEENTSSYALFNPEFKELSNWDNEAHYFRILKNKAECLDCSEKEEIIEKTDSIIFSDVTDSIITSQPVQKTDKTKSWEEEVKADFNE; from the coding sequence ATGAACAAGACAGTAAACATAAATTTGGCAGGCACCTCTTTTCACATAGACGAAGATGCCTTTGGGAAACTTTCGCGCTACCTAGACGCTATCCGCAAATCATTGAAAGGCGCTGACGGAAGTGAAGAAATAATGCAAGACATTGAGTCGCGCATTGGTGAGCTTTTTTCTGAAAAAATGGAGAATCCTACACAGGTTGTAAGTCTGAAAATGCTTGATGAAGTAATCTCAGTAATGGGACAGCCGGAAGATTATGAAGTTGACGACGAGATTTTTGAAGACGTTCCACTTTCTTCAAAAACCTATACAAAATCTCGTGGAAATGCCTCACACAAACAGCTTTTTAGAGATGTGGACAACAAATATATCTCCGGAGTTTCATCAGGAATTGGCCATTATCTTGGTATTGATGCAATCTGGATTCGTTTATTATGGGTGCTTCTAATTGTTGCAGGATTCGGTTCTCCAGTAGTTATATATATATTATTGTGGATTTTGGTTCCACCAGCTTTAACAACTTCGGACAAATTAAAAATGACTGGCGAGCCAATCAACATTTCAAACATTGAAAGAAAATTTAAAGAAGGTTTTGACAATGTTGCAGATCGTGTAAAAAACGCAGATTATGACAAATATGGCAACCAAATAAAAACCGGAGCTTCGGGTTTTTTCGACACTTTGGGAAACGTAATCGTAACACTATTTAAAGTGTTTGCAAAATTAATCGGTGTATTGATTATCATCGTTTCCTTGTCCACAATAATTGGTCTCGTAGTTGGCTTTTTCACCTTTGGCTCCATGGATTTCTGGGGAAATAATGAAATGATGGAGAGTTTCGCAATGGTAGATGTAACCAATGTTCCTATGTGGTTATTAGCATTATTGTGCCTTTTTGCCATCGGAATTCCTTTTTTCGCTTTGTTTACGCTAGGATTAAAACTACTGATAAGCAATTTGAAATCAATGAGTCCTACCATTAAAATAGTGCTGATTGTAGTTTGGGCATTATCCATAATTGCCTTGGCTATTTTAGGAATAAAACAAGGCACAGAACAGGCTTACGACGGAAATTTCATTGAAGAGCAAGCACTTCCTATAAACACTGGAGACACCTTGCACATATCAATGCGAGCTGACAAACAATATAGTTATGAAGTGAGTAGAAACAACGGTCTAGAGCTTAAATATAACGGTGATGATAAAAAGATTATCTATTCAAATGATATTTTGTTGAACATAAAATCTACAAAAGATTCCGTTGGAAAAATTATCATTGAAAAATCTGCTGAAGGCAACAACCATCTTGATGCCAAAAAACGCGCAGAAGCCATTGAATACAGATATACTTTTGAAAATAATAGTCTGACGCTTGATGGGTTTTTTATCACAGCTATTTCAAACAAATATCGCGATCAAGAAATTGAAATCACAATTTACCTTCCAGAAGGAACGGTGGTTTATCCTGAAGAAAACACTTCATCTTATGCCCTATTCAATCCTGAATTCAAAGAATTGAGCAACTGGGACAACGAAGCGCATTATTTCAGAATACTGAAAAATAAAGCGGAATGTCTTGATTGTAGTGAGAAAGAAGAAATAATTGAAAAAACAGATTCTATAATTTTCAGTGACGTAACTGATTCTATAATAACCTCGCAACCAGTTCAGAAAACTGACAAAACTAAAAGTTGGGAAGAAGAAGTGAAAGCTGATTTTAATGAATAA
- a CDS encoding PadR family transcriptional regulator, with amino-acid sequence MKIENTKAQMRKGVLEFCILSVLKDGEAYTSDILETLKDAKMLVVEGTIYPLLTRLKNAGLLSYRWEESTGGPPRKYYDLTETGKLFLTELNGTWSELQQAVNKVTSEKNTQ; translated from the coding sequence ATGAAAATCGAAAACACAAAAGCGCAGATGCGAAAAGGGGTTTTGGAGTTCTGCATCCTTTCCGTACTAAAAGACGGCGAGGCTTACACTTCAGACATTCTTGAAACCCTAAAGGACGCAAAAATGCTGGTCGTGGAAGGCACAATCTACCCGTTGCTCACAAGGCTTAAAAATGCGGGATTGCTTTCCTACCGCTGGGAAGAATCTACCGGCGGACCACCACGCAAGTATTATGACCTTACCGAAACCGGTAAATTATTTTTAACCGAATTAAACGGAACCTGGAGCGAATTGCAACAGGCCGTAAACAAAGTAACCAGCGAAAAAAACACACAATGA